One Candidatus Cloacimonadota bacterium DNA segment encodes these proteins:
- a CDS encoding DNA polymerase III subunit alpha yields the protein MSFVHLHNHSQYSLLDGACRVDRMVALAKEYGMPAVAITDHGNLYGVIDFYKQAKKAGIKPIIGTEAYIINGELDSEHNKSDTRHHLVLLAQNLQGYHNLIKLSSTSFIDGFYYKPRISKSLLKKHSEGLICLSACVKGEIPSLLANGRDAEAKEAAAWYRDVFGERYFIEIQDHGLDVEKDVMPKVLALAREMDLPLVLTNDCHYLHKEDHEAHDILLCIQTGKTFNDPGRMKYNTDQLYFKSAEEMLLLFPEARDAFDNTLKIADMVDLELRYDEFLLPQIETPPEFEDMGSYLRWLCEEGAKQKYPEMTDEIRERIDFELGVIHRMGFNGYYLVVKDLIDNARKQGVPVGPGRGSGAGSIIAYLLDITQIDPIRYDLMFERFLNPDRISMPDFDIDFCAQKRGMVIDYLVQKYGRNSVTQIVTFSTLQAKSVIKDVARVLMVPASEANNITKTIPAAKSLEEAYKESAEFRHLIENNELYQSIYRYGLVLEGLIRQTGIHAAGLVIVPGDLTDYIPLTCSTQKDAEDNILVQYEGRWLDELKFLKMDILGLKTLTLIQNTVDLVRQSKGVEIDIDNLDLSDRKVFQLLGKGDTDGVFQFESDGMRRYLTELKPNKFEDLIAMVALFRPGPMKFIDTYIARKHKREKVVYDHPIMERALKETYGVTVYQEQVMRISREMGNLTGGEADTLRKAMSKKSLDLLMQFKQKFMEGAAGNGVEEKVAQKIWNDWLDFAQYAFNKSHATCYALVAYRTAWLKAHYPVEFMAALLSLEDDPAKIPVKIEVCRSMGVKIQPPNINRSDKEFRVKGKEVLFGLKAIKNLGEAAIADIVEERDKNGAFTSIFNFCGRLDSSAVNKTVLESLIASGAMDELEGSRAQKWAVIEQALSFSTGAQRDKKMGQASLFDLLASDDDAEEYYPPLPSEEPWSYAYQLEMEKEVLGFYMGGHPLHEYRALVKYLTNSSAQNMKGANGQELVLAGIVTKITRKRDNKGKPFAFVEFEDMTGRFEIALFNRDFEKYSETLKPGRIYFVFGSKSTYNGNEDGMARVSPKALVALEELHLYLWGELSLNIPLPRLSREFVIEFSSLVEKYKGNFTLKTTVITEDGDHHNLESDFRFFPANFLLEWLEERKFDFNLKAFRDEKED from the coding sequence ATGTCATTTGTACATTTACATAACCACAGCCAATATAGCCTGCTGGATGGAGCCTGCCGGGTTGACCGGATGGTGGCTCTGGCCAAGGAATATGGCATGCCAGCGGTTGCCATCACCGATCATGGCAACCTGTATGGAGTGATAGATTTTTATAAACAAGCCAAAAAGGCGGGCATAAAACCCATCATCGGAACCGAGGCCTACATCATTAACGGCGAACTGGACAGCGAACACAATAAAAGCGACACTCGCCACCATCTTGTTCTGCTGGCGCAAAACCTGCAGGGCTACCACAACCTTATCAAGCTGTCGTCCACATCTTTCATCGACGGTTTTTATTATAAGCCGCGCATCAGTAAATCGCTGTTGAAAAAGCATAGCGAAGGGCTAATCTGTTTGAGCGCGTGTGTGAAGGGTGAAATTCCTTCGCTTTTGGCAAACGGGAGGGACGCCGAGGCAAAAGAAGCAGCAGCATGGTATCGCGATGTTTTTGGAGAGCGCTATTTCATTGAGATTCAGGACCATGGGCTGGATGTGGAAAAAGATGTGATGCCCAAGGTGCTGGCTTTGGCGAGGGAGATGGATCTGCCTTTGGTGCTCACAAACGACTGCCACTATCTTCACAAGGAAGACCACGAAGCGCACGATATCCTGCTTTGCATCCAAACTGGAAAAACCTTCAACGACCCCGGGCGCATGAAATATAACACAGACCAGCTTTATTTCAAATCAGCCGAAGAGATGCTGCTGCTTTTCCCGGAAGCGCGAGACGCTTTTGATAACACGTTGAAAATTGCGGACATGGTGGATTTGGAACTGCGCTATGATGAGTTTTTGTTGCCACAGATTGAAACACCACCGGAATTTGAGGATATGGGCAGCTATCTGCGCTGGCTTTGCGAGGAGGGTGCCAAGCAAAAATATCCTGAAATGACGGATGAAATCAGGGAAAGGATTGATTTTGAACTGGGTGTGATTCACCGCATGGGTTTCAACGGCTACTATTTGGTGGTGAAAGATTTAATCGACAACGCTCGCAAGCAGGGCGTTCCGGTTGGGCCAGGGCGCGGTTCGGGCGCAGGCAGCATCATTGCCTACCTTTTGGATATCACGCAGATTGACCCCATTCGCTATGACCTGATGTTCGAGCGTTTTTTGAACCCTGACCGCATCAGCATGCCGGATTTTGACATTGATTTTTGTGCGCAGAAACGCGGCATGGTGATTGATTATCTGGTGCAAAAGTATGGCCGCAACAGCGTTACGCAGATTGTTACTTTCAGCACTTTGCAGGCGAAATCCGTTATCAAGGACGTGGCAAGGGTTTTGATGGTTCCCGCTTCGGAAGCGAACAATATCACCAAAACCATTCCCGCCGCAAAATCTTTGGAAGAAGCTTACAAAGAATCGGCGGAATTTCGCCATTTGATTGAAAACAACGAACTGTATCAAAGCATCTACCGCTATGGGTTGGTTTTGGAAGGGTTGATTCGCCAGACTGGTATCCATGCCGCGGGGTTGGTGATTGTTCCTGGAGATTTAACTGATTATATTCCTTTAACTTGCAGCACCCAAAAAGACGCTGAGGACAACATCCTGGTTCAATATGAGGGTCGCTGGCTGGATGAACTGAAGTTTCTCAAGATGGACATTTTGGGGCTCAAAACCCTTACCTTGATACAAAATACGGTGGATTTGGTGCGCCAATCCAAGGGTGTGGAAATCGACATCGACAATCTGGACCTGAGCGATAGAAAGGTGTTCCAACTTTTGGGCAAAGGCGACACAGACGGGGTTTTCCAATTTGAAAGCGACGGCATGCGCAGGTACCTCACCGAACTCAAACCAAACAAATTCGAAGATCTCATCGCGATGGTGGCGCTTTTCAGGCCGGGTCCGATGAAATTCATCGATACCTATATCGCACGCAAACACAAGCGGGAAAAGGTGGTTTACGATCATCCCATCATGGAGCGCGCGCTGAAGGAAACCTATGGTGTAACTGTGTATCAGGAACAGGTGATGCGCATTTCGCGCGAGATGGGCAACCTCACAGGCGGCGAAGCCGACACCCTGCGCAAGGCGATGAGTAAAAAAAGCTTGGATTTGCTGATGCAGTTCAAGCAAAAATTCATGGAAGGTGCGGCTGGAAACGGCGTCGAAGAAAAAGTGGCGCAAAAAATCTGGAACGACTGGCTGGATTTTGCCCAATATGCCTTCAATAAAAGCCACGCAACCTGCTATGCGCTGGTGGCTTATCGCACTGCCTGGCTGAAGGCGCATTATCCGGTTGAATTTATGGCGGCGCTGCTTTCCTTGGAAGACGATCCTGCCAAGATTCCTGTGAAAATCGAGGTTTGCCGCTCCATGGGTGTCAAGATTCAACCGCCCAATATCAATCGCAGCGACAAAGAATTCCGCGTGAAGGGCAAAGAGGTTCTTTTTGGGCTGAAAGCGATTAAAAACCTGGGTGAAGCAGCCATTGCCGATATTGTGGAAGAGCGCGATAAAAATGGGGCTTTCACCAGTATTTTCAATTTTTGCGGCAGGCTCGACAGTAGCGCGGTGAATAAAACCGTGTTGGAAAGCCTGATTGCCAGTGGCGCGATGGACGAACTGGAGGGAAGCCGCGCTCAAAAATGGGCGGTGATTGAGCAAGCGCTCTCTTTCAGCACAGGCGCCCAAAGAGACAAAAAGATGGGGCAAGCTTCACTTTTTGATTTACTTGCCAGCGACGACGATGCCGAGGAATACTATCCTCCGCTGCCTTCAGAGGAACCCTGGAGCTATGCCTACCAGCTTGAGATGGAAAAAGAAGTGTTGGGTTTTTATATGGGTGGGCATCCGCTGCATGAATATCGGGCTTTGGTGAAATATCTCACAAACAGCAGCGCGCAAAACATGAAGGGTGCGAACGGACAGGAACTGGTTTTAGCGGGAATCGTGACCAAGATAACGCGAAAACGGGACAACAAGGGTAAACCCTTCGCTTTTGTGGAGTTCGAGGATATGACAGGGCGGTTTGAGATTGCGCTGTTCAACCGGGATTTCGAAAAATATTCCGAAACATTGAAACCGGGAAGAATCTATTTCGTGTTCGGTTCAAAATCCACCTACAACGGCAACGAAGATGGCATGGCGCGGGTGAGTCCCAAAGCTTTGGTTGCCTTGGAAGAGCTGCATCTTTATCTCTGGGGCGAGCTGAGCCTCAACATCCCCCTGCCCAGGCTTTCGCGGGAGTTCGTGATCGAATTCTCCTCACTCGTCGAGAAATATAAGGGCAATTTCACCCTTAAAACCACTGTTATCACTGAAGATGGTGACCATCACAACCTGGAATCCGACTTCAGATTCTTTCCCGCAAATTTCCTGTTGGAATGGCTGGAAGAACGGAAATTCGATTTCAATTTGAAGGCTTTTCGTGACGAAAAAGAAGATTAG
- a CDS encoding GWxTD domain-containing protein, giving the protein MTKKKIRLCLVLLAIAVFLPAQELIVEHYSQGTDIWILIPYNTLVFKKDVFESNYQLVMELKNNKTKKIHNFDASFRVPRQDWLRDAALPVMFSAQLEPGSYQASMRLRNLTQGEKSDYKRAFTLGDKHTEIGQAWLLAQKEGVLFQPPDLEKLPLPLEGCVLKQKIGLEADSVHVVGIEPIQSFLPPLAYYEADLTELANAGALSQLGVSVFEGNIRYDMEPFLFSPWFSYNARYSFKDQIQQLRYIANQNEYKSLRSIPESQIPDAIEKFWQVRDPSPGTLRNEAREAFYQRVITADENFTIHKRLKGWKSDRGRIYIKYGEPSEILSESQPLGRDPYIIWSYYQQNLEFIFTDSGGFGLYQLRNKDEEY; this is encoded by the coding sequence GTGACGAAAAAGAAGATTAGGCTTTGCCTTGTCCTGCTTGCGATTGCGGTCTTTTTGCCCGCGCAGGAGCTGATTGTGGAACACTATTCCCAAGGGACGGATATTTGGATTTTAATACCTTATAATACCCTGGTTTTCAAAAAAGATGTGTTTGAATCCAATTATCAACTGGTGATGGAACTGAAGAACAACAAGACCAAAAAAATACACAATTTCGATGCTTCTTTCAGGGTGCCAAGACAAGATTGGCTGCGGGATGCGGCTTTGCCCGTGATGTTCAGCGCGCAGCTTGAACCCGGCAGTTATCAGGCTTCCATGAGGTTGAGAAACTTGACCCAGGGCGAAAAAAGTGACTATAAACGGGCCTTCACTTTGGGGGACAAGCACACAGAGATTGGCCAAGCCTGGCTTTTGGCGCAAAAGGAAGGTGTGCTTTTTCAACCCCCGGATTTGGAAAAGTTACCTCTCCCTCTGGAAGGGTGTGTGTTGAAGCAAAAGATTGGCTTGGAAGCGGATAGCGTCCACGTTGTGGGAATTGAACCCATCCAATCTTTTTTGCCACCGCTTGCATATTATGAGGCGGATCTGACAGAATTGGCAAACGCAGGAGCCCTGTCCCAGCTTGGCGTCAGCGTTTTTGAGGGTAATATCCGCTATGACATGGAACCATTTCTTTTCAGCCCCTGGTTTTCCTACAACGCGCGCTACAGTTTTAAAGACCAAATCCAACAGCTACGCTACATCGCAAACCAAAATGAATATAAGAGCCTGCGTTCCATTCCTGAAAGCCAGATTCCGGACGCTATCGAAAAATTTTGGCAAGTGCGGGATCCAAGCCCGGGAACACTACGCAACGAGGCCCGGGAAGCGTTTTACCAGAGGGTGATTACTGCGGATGAGAATTTCACAATCCATAAAAGATTGAAGGGATGGAAATCCGACCGTGGCAGAATATATATTAAATATGGAGAACCCAGTGAAATACTGAGTGAATCGCAGCCTCTGGGGCGGGATCCCTACATCATTTGGAGCTATTATCAACAAAATTTGGAGTTCATTTTTACAGACAGTGGCGGTTTCGGACTTTACCAATTGAGGAATAAAGATGAGGAATATTAA